In Pseudomonas sp. GCEP-101, one DNA window encodes the following:
- a CDS encoding Dyp-type peroxidase, which translates to MSLYQPGILATPVPAHARHLFFDLKSLQDLPAALDRLMQFADGERAVVGFGESLVRALGRRIEGLREFPAMSGVGVDNPSTPHALWVWLRGDERGELLLRTQEVQALLAPALELNSLTEAFRHGSGHDLTGYEDGTENPHDEDAVKAAIVAEGAGLAGGSFAAIQQWRHQLQDFAALPQHERDDIMGRRLSDNEELDDAPESAHVKRTAQESFAPEAFIVRRSMPWAQGQDAGLMFLAFGCTLDAFEVQLRRMSGLEDGITDALYRFSRPLTGGYYWCPPRKDGLLDLSALLG; encoded by the coding sequence ATGAGCCTCTACCAGCCCGGCATTCTCGCCACTCCGGTTCCCGCCCACGCCCGCCATCTGTTCTTCGATCTGAAGTCGCTGCAGGACCTGCCCGCCGCGCTGGATCGGCTGATGCAGTTCGCCGACGGCGAGCGCGCGGTGGTCGGTTTCGGCGAGTCGCTGGTGCGTGCGCTGGGCCGCCGCATCGAGGGGCTGCGGGAGTTCCCGGCGATGTCCGGCGTGGGCGTCGACAACCCGTCCACTCCCCACGCGCTGTGGGTGTGGTTGCGCGGTGACGAGCGCGGCGAGTTGCTGTTGCGTACCCAGGAAGTGCAGGCCCTGCTGGCGCCGGCGCTGGAGCTGAACAGCCTGACCGAGGCCTTCCGCCACGGCAGCGGCCACGACCTGACCGGCTATGAGGACGGCACCGAGAACCCGCACGATGAGGACGCCGTGAAGGCGGCCATCGTCGCCGAGGGCGCAGGCCTTGCCGGCGGCAGCTTCGCCGCGATCCAGCAATGGCGCCACCAGTTGCAGGACTTCGCGGCGCTGCCGCAGCACGAACGCGACGACATCATGGGCCGTCGCCTGAGCGACAACGAAGAGCTGGACGACGCGCCGGAGTCCGCCCACGTCAAGCGCACCGCCCAGGAGAGCTTCGCCCCGGAAGCCTTCATCGTGCGCCGCTCGATGCCCTGGGCCCAGGGCCAGGACGCCGGGCTGATGTTCCTCGCCTTCGGCTGCACCCTGGACGCCTTCGAAGTGCAGCTGCGCCGCATGAGCGGGCTGGAGGACGGCATCACCGATGCGCTGTACCGCTTCAGCCGGCCGCTGACCGGCGGTTACTACTGGTGCCCGCCGCGCAAGGATGGGCTGCTGGACCTGAGCGCGCTGCTGGGCTGA
- a CDS encoding cupin domain-containing protein produces MPATTSLKCLFAGFGLALSLPLFAHDATQEQVEVQQEQKLPDAAGKKGLMVTVSYAPGQSSGAHVHSGSVFAYVLEGAVISQLEGQKPVTYRAGQSWYEAPNTPHLVSRNASNDKPAKLLVWLLLDEKAPVLTPLKQ; encoded by the coding sequence ATGCCCGCCACCACTTCTCTGAAATGCCTCTTCGCCGGCTTCGGCCTGGCCCTGAGCCTGCCACTCTTCGCCCACGATGCCACCCAGGAACAGGTCGAGGTCCAGCAGGAGCAGAAACTCCCCGACGCGGCGGGCAAGAAGGGCTTGATGGTCACCGTCTCCTATGCGCCCGGCCAGTCCTCCGGCGCCCACGTGCACAGCGGTTCGGTGTTCGCCTACGTGCTCGAAGGCGCGGTGATCTCGCAGTTGGAGGGGCAGAAGCCGGTGACCTACCGCGCCGGCCAGTCCTGGTACGAGGCGCCGAACACGCCGCACCTGGTGTCGCGCAATGCCAGCAACGACAAGCCCGCCAAGCTGCTGGTGTGGCTGCTGCTGGATGAAAAGGCGCCGGTGCTGACCCCACTGAAGCAATGA
- a CDS encoding MFS transporter has protein sequence MIQTQSAPLAAVAPHGSSFFGKVRGAMAVGKVRWGMLALVFFATTLNYIDRAALGVMQPLLAQQMAWTAMDYANINFWFQVGYAIGFVLQGRLIDRIGVKRAFFFAVLLWSFATGAHGLASSAAGFMVCRFILGLTEAANYPACVKTTRLWFPAGERAMATGIFNAGTNVGAMLTPALLPLILAAWGWQAAFLCMSALGFVWVVLWSLKYFNPEDHPTVKQSELDYIQEAAEPPAERVPFSAILRMRGTWAFAVALSLTAPVFWFYLYWLPPFLNQQYGLGISVTQMGIPLMLIWLTADFGSIGGGILSSWLIGRGMKAINARLLSMFICACSIIGVVFAAKASGLWIAVGAIALGVGAHQAWTANIWSLVMDYTPKHMMSTVFGFGGMCAAIGGMFMTQIVGYILTVTHNNYAVLFTIIPTMYFLALTWMFFMAPRKVPGAPD, from the coding sequence ATGATCCAAACGCAATCCGCTCCCCTCGCCGCGGTCGCCCCGCACGGTTCTTCCTTCTTCGGCAAGGTGCGTGGCGCCATGGCCGTCGGCAAGGTGCGCTGGGGCATGCTTGCCCTGGTGTTCTTCGCCACCACCCTGAACTACATCGACCGCGCCGCCCTGGGCGTGATGCAACCGTTGCTCGCGCAGCAGATGGCCTGGACGGCCATGGACTACGCCAACATCAACTTCTGGTTCCAGGTCGGCTATGCCATCGGCTTCGTGCTGCAGGGCCGGCTGATCGACCGCATCGGCGTCAAGCGCGCGTTCTTCTTCGCCGTGCTGCTGTGGAGCTTCGCCACTGGCGCCCACGGCCTGGCCAGCTCGGCGGCCGGCTTCATGGTCTGCCGCTTCATCCTCGGCCTGACCGAAGCCGCCAACTACCCGGCCTGCGTGAAAACCACGCGCCTGTGGTTCCCCGCCGGGGAGCGCGCCATGGCCACCGGCATCTTCAACGCCGGCACCAACGTCGGCGCCATGCTCACCCCCGCCCTATTGCCGCTGATCCTCGCGGCCTGGGGCTGGCAGGCGGCGTTCCTGTGCATGAGCGCGCTGGGCTTCGTCTGGGTGGTGCTGTGGAGCCTGAAGTACTTCAACCCCGAAGACCACCCGACGGTGAAACAGAGCGAGCTGGACTACATCCAGGAAGCCGCCGAGCCGCCGGCCGAGCGCGTGCCCTTTTCCGCCATCCTGCGCATGCGCGGCACCTGGGCGTTCGCCGTAGCCCTTTCGCTGACCGCGCCGGTGTTCTGGTTCTACCTCTACTGGCTGCCGCCCTTCCTCAACCAGCAGTACGGCCTGGGCATCAGCGTGACCCAGATGGGCATCCCGCTGATGCTGATCTGGCTGACCGCGGACTTCGGCAGCATCGGCGGCGGGATTCTCTCGTCCTGGCTGATCGGCCGCGGCATGAAGGCGATCAATGCGCGCCTGCTCTCCATGTTCATCTGCGCCTGCTCGATCATCGGCGTGGTCTTCGCCGCCAAGGCCAGCGGCCTGTGGATCGCCGTGGGCGCCATCGCCCTGGGCGTGGGCGCGCACCAGGCCTGGACGGCGAACATCTGGAGCCTGGTGATGGACTACACGCCCAAGCACATGATGAGCACGGTGTTCGGCTTCGGCGGCATGTGCGCGGCGATTGGCGGCATGTTCATGACCCAGATCGTCGGCTACATCCTCACCGTCACCCACAACAACTATGCGGTGCTGTTCACCATCATCCCCACCATGTACTTCCTGGCGCTGACCTGGATGTTCTTCATGGCCCCGCGCAAGGTGCCCGGCGCGCCGGACTGA
- the quiC gene encoding 3-dehydroshikimate dehydratase QuiC, whose product MHRSIATVSLSGTLPDKLEAIAAAGFDGVEIFENDLLYYGGSPRDVRRLCEDLGLAITLFQPFRDFEGCRRDRLPRNLDRLERKFDLMQELGTDLVLMCSNVAADSLGEREFLLEDLGLAAERAGARGLRVGYEALAWGRHVNTWQQVWDLVREVDHPALGVILDSFHTLSLKGDPAGIAQIPGEKIFFVQMADAPILAMDVLEWSRHFRNFPGQGEFDLAGFLAPILKSGYRGPLSLEIFNDGFRAAPPRANAADGLRSLLYLEEKTRARLESEGTPKEQLDCLFAPPPASQLDGVEFLEFAVDEALGARLGNWLERLGFARAGEHRSKAVSLLRQGDINIVLNAEPYSFGHSFFEAHGPSLCATALRVRDAAGALQRAQDYKGQPYRGLVGPNEREIPAVRAPDGSLIYLVEERAAGQTIYDIDFRLDPAAKPTGQLQRIDHMAMALPADGLDSWVLFYKGLFDFEADDEVVLPDPYGLVKSRALRSANGSVRLPLNISENRNTAISHALSSYRGSGVHHIAFACEDIFAEVARAKDAGVPLLEIPLNYYDDLAARFDFDDEFLSELAYYNVLYDRDASGGELFHVYTEPFEGRFFFEIIQRRGGYAGYGAANVAVRLAAMAQARNGTTRRPKV is encoded by the coding sequence ATGCATCGTTCGATCGCCACCGTCTCCTTGAGCGGAACCCTGCCGGACAAACTCGAAGCCATCGCCGCCGCCGGTTTCGACGGCGTGGAAATCTTCGAGAACGATCTTCTTTACTACGGCGGCAGCCCCCGCGACGTGCGTCGGCTCTGTGAAGACCTGGGGCTGGCGATCACCCTGTTCCAGCCGTTCCGCGACTTCGAGGGCTGCCGCCGCGACCGCCTGCCGCGCAACCTCGACCGCCTGGAGCGCAAGTTCGACCTGATGCAGGAGCTGGGCACCGACCTGGTGCTGATGTGCAGCAACGTTGCCGCCGACTCCCTGGGCGAGCGCGAATTCCTCCTCGAAGACCTCGGGCTGGCCGCCGAGCGCGCCGGCGCCCGCGGCCTGCGCGTGGGCTACGAAGCCCTGGCCTGGGGCCGCCACGTGAACACCTGGCAGCAGGTCTGGGACCTGGTGCGCGAGGTGGATCATCCGGCGCTGGGGGTGATTCTCGACAGCTTCCACACCCTCTCGCTGAAGGGCGACCCGGCCGGCATCGCGCAGATTCCGGGGGAGAAGATCTTCTTCGTGCAGATGGCCGATGCGCCGATCCTGGCGATGGACGTCCTGGAGTGGAGCCGGCACTTCCGCAACTTCCCCGGCCAGGGCGAGTTCGACCTGGCGGGCTTCCTCGCGCCGATCCTGAAGAGCGGTTACCGCGGCCCGCTGTCGCTGGAAATCTTCAACGACGGCTTCCGCGCCGCGCCGCCACGCGCCAACGCCGCCGATGGCCTGCGCTCGCTGCTCTACCTCGAGGAGAAGACGCGCGCCCGGCTGGAAAGCGAAGGCACGCCGAAGGAGCAGCTCGACTGCCTGTTCGCGCCGCCGCCGGCCAGCCAGCTGGACGGGGTGGAATTCCTCGAATTCGCCGTCGATGAAGCCCTTGGCGCGCGCCTGGGCAATTGGCTGGAACGTCTGGGCTTCGCCCGCGCCGGCGAGCACCGCTCCAAGGCGGTGAGCCTGCTGCGCCAGGGCGACATCAATATCGTGCTCAATGCCGAGCCTTACTCCTTCGGCCACAGCTTCTTCGAGGCCCACGGCCCGTCCCTGTGCGCCACCGCCTTGCGCGTGCGTGACGCCGCCGGTGCCCTGCAGCGCGCGCAGGACTACAAGGGCCAGCCATATCGCGGGCTGGTCGGGCCGAACGAGCGGGAGATTCCCGCCGTGCGCGCCCCGGACGGCAGCCTGATCTACCTGGTGGAGGAGCGCGCCGCCGGGCAGACCATCTATGACATCGACTTCCGCCTCGACCCCGCGGCGAAGCCGACCGGCCAGCTGCAGCGCATCGACCACATGGCCATGGCGCTGCCGGCGGACGGGCTGGACAGCTGGGTGCTGTTCTACAAGGGCCTGTTCGATTTCGAGGCCGACGACGAGGTGGTGCTGCCCGACCCCTACGGCCTGGTGAAGAGCCGCGCCCTGCGCAGCGCCAACGGCAGCGTGCGGCTGCCGCTGAACATCTCGGAGAACCGCAACACCGCCATCTCCCATGCGTTGTCCAGCTACCGCGGCTCCGGCGTGCACCACATCGCCTTCGCCTGCGAGGACATCTTCGCCGAGGTGGCGCGGGCCAAGGATGCCGGCGTGCCGCTGCTGGAAATCCCGCTCAACTATTACGACGACCTCGCCGCGCGCTTCGACTTCGACGACGAGTTCCTCAGCGAGCTGGCCTACTACAACGTGCTCTACGACCGCGACGCCAGCGGCGGCGAGCTGTTCCACGTGTACACCGAGCCGTTCGAAGGGCGCTTCTTCTTCGAGATCATCCAGCGCCGCGGCGGCTATGCCGGCTACGGTGCGGCCAACGTGGCGGTGCGTCTGGCAGCCATGGCCCAGGCGCGCAACGGCACGACGCGGCGGCCCAAGGTCTAG
- a CDS encoding TetR family transcriptional regulator, with amino-acid sequence MTDSATQPIPAETARRGRKNNPEKTREDILQAAIVEFVQQGLSGARVDAIAERMNTSKRMIYYYFGSKEQLYQAVLEKLYGDIRGTEQTLHLAELEPLEAMRRLVDFTFDHHDRNVDFVRIVCIENIHYGQFAAGSEAIRSMNSNILRTIEDILQRGAAGGQFRDGLQAIDVHMLISGFCFYRVSNRHTVGSLFQIELEDAAVKARHKDMIVEAVLRYVRP; translated from the coding sequence ATGACCGACAGCGCTACCCAGCCGATTCCCGCCGAAACCGCTCGCCGGGGCCGCAAGAACAACCCGGAGAAGACCCGCGAGGACATTCTCCAGGCGGCCATCGTCGAGTTCGTCCAGCAGGGCCTTTCCGGGGCGCGGGTGGATGCCATTGCCGAGCGCATGAACACCTCGAAGCGGATGATCTACTACTACTTCGGCAGCAAGGAACAGCTCTACCAGGCGGTGCTGGAGAAGCTCTACGGCGACATCCGCGGCACCGAGCAGACGCTGCACCTGGCCGAGCTGGAGCCGCTGGAGGCCATGCGCCGGCTGGTGGACTTCACCTTCGACCACCACGACCGCAACGTCGATTTCGTGCGCATCGTCTGCATCGAGAACATCCACTACGGCCAGTTCGCCGCGGGCTCCGAGGCGATCCGCTCGATGAACAGCAACATCCTGCGCACCATCGAGGACATCCTCCAGCGCGGCGCCGCCGGCGGCCAGTTCCGCGACGGCCTGCAGGCCATCGACGTGCACATGCTGATCAGCGGGTTCTGCTTCTACCGCGTGTCCAACCGCCACACCGTGGGGTCGCTGTTCCAGATCGAACTGGAAGACGCGGCGGTGAAGGCGCGGCACAAGGACATGATCGTCGAGGCGGTGTTGCGCTACGTGCGGCCCTGA
- a CDS encoding shikimate dehydrogenase, protein MSEYRTVLAGLIGAGIQASRTPTLHEREGDAQGLRYVYRLIDLDALGLDASALPDLLAAAERMGYTGLNITFPCKQAVIPLLHELSDEARGIGAVNTVVLREGKRIGHNTDCLGFAEGFRRNLNDAPRERVVQLGAGGAGAAVAHALLAEGVEQLTIVEVDSARAQALVDNLNAHFGGQRARVGHDLAGAVAEADGLVNTTPVGMAKLPGAPLPLELLHPRLWVAEIIYFPLETELLRHARSLGCRTLDGGNMAVFQAVKAFELFSGVEADSERMLAHFAAMGA, encoded by the coding sequence ATGAGCGAATACCGCACCGTACTGGCCGGCCTGATCGGCGCCGGCATCCAGGCGTCGCGCACACCGACCCTGCACGAACGCGAGGGCGACGCCCAGGGGCTGCGCTATGTCTATCGGCTGATCGACCTGGATGCCCTGGGACTCGACGCCAGCGCCCTGCCCGACCTGCTCGCCGCCGCCGAGCGCATGGGCTACACCGGCCTGAACATCACCTTCCCCTGCAAGCAGGCGGTGATTCCGCTGCTGCACGAACTCTCCGACGAGGCGCGCGGCATCGGCGCGGTGAACACCGTGGTGCTGCGCGAGGGCAAGCGCATCGGGCACAACACCGACTGCCTGGGCTTTGCCGAAGGCTTCCGGCGCAACCTCAACGATGCCCCGCGCGAGCGCGTGGTGCAGCTGGGCGCCGGCGGCGCGGGCGCGGCGGTGGCCCATGCGCTGCTCGCCGAAGGCGTGGAGCAATTGACCATCGTCGAGGTGGACAGCGCCCGTGCCCAGGCGCTGGTGGACAACCTCAACGCGCATTTCGGCGGCCAGCGCGCGCGGGTCGGCCACGACCTGGCCGGCGCCGTCGCCGAGGCGGACGGGCTGGTCAACACCACCCCGGTGGGCATGGCCAAGCTACCCGGCGCGCCGTTGCCGCTGGAGCTGCTGCACCCACGCCTGTGGGTGGCCGAAATCATCTACTTCCCGCTGGAGACCGAACTGCTCAGGCACGCCCGCAGCCTCGGCTGCCGCACGCTGGATGGCGGCAACATGGCGGTGTTCCAGGCGGTGAAGGCGTTCGAGCTATTCAGCGGCGTCGAAGCGGACAGCGAGCGGATGCTGGCGCATTTCGCGGCGATGGGAGCGTAG
- the aroQ gene encoding type II 3-dehydroquinate dehydratase gives MPHTLLVLNGPNLNLLGTREPATYGRETLDDIAALCQRTGAENGLDIEFRQTNHEGQLIDWIHQARGRCAGILINPAAWTHTSVAIRDALAAVELPVIEVHLSNVHAREAFRQHSYVSGIAVGVIAGLGSDGYRAGIQHLAKRLQG, from the coding sequence ATGCCCCACACCCTGCTCGTGCTCAACGGGCCAAACCTCAACCTGCTCGGCACCCGCGAGCCGGCCACCTACGGCCGCGAGACCCTCGACGACATCGCCGCGCTGTGCCAGCGCACTGGTGCGGAGAACGGCCTGGACATCGAATTCCGCCAGACCAACCACGAAGGCCAGTTGATCGACTGGATCCACCAGGCGCGCGGCCGCTGCGCCGGCATCCTGATCAACCCCGCCGCCTGGACCCACACCTCGGTGGCCATCCGCGATGCGCTCGCCGCCGTGGAGCTGCCGGTGATCGAAGTGCACCTGTCCAACGTGCACGCGCGCGAGGCCTTCCGTCAGCACTCGTACGTGTCCGGGATCGCCGTGGGCGTGATCGCCGGGCTGGGCAGCGATGGCTACCGCGCCGGCATCCAGCATCTCGCCAAGCGACTGCAGGGGTGA
- the lpdA gene encoding dihydrolipoyl dehydrogenase, producing MKQNQTLETTLLVIGGGPGGYVAAIRAGQLGIRTVLVEGAALGGTCLNIGCIPSKALIHAAEEYLKAREFAGKSPLGISVQAPSIDIQRTVEWKDGIVDRLTTGVAALLKKHGVTVVHGWARIVDGKTVEVELAEGGTQHIHTEHLLLAAGSKSVELPFLPVGGNVISSTEALAPKTLPKRLAVVGGGYIGLELGTAYRKLGVDVTVVEAQPRILPTYDEELTKPVANALRKLGIELYLGHSVMGLEPDGKGLRVQDGAGSQRVIETDQVLVAVGRHPNTAGWNLDTLRLDMNGRAVRIDDQCRTSMRDVWAIGDIAGEPMLAHRAMAQGEMVAEIIAGKRRAFTPTAIPAVCFTDPEVVVVGFSPEQAQAAGYDVLTASFPFAANGRAMTLESSDGFVRVVARKDNHLILGWQAVGKAVSELSTAFVQSLEMGACLEDIAGTIHAHPTLGEAVQEAALRALGHALHV from the coding sequence ATGAAACAGAACCAGACTCTCGAAACCACCCTGCTGGTGATCGGTGGCGGCCCCGGCGGCTACGTGGCGGCGATCCGCGCCGGGCAACTGGGCATCCGCACCGTGCTGGTGGAAGGCGCTGCCCTGGGCGGCACCTGCCTGAACATCGGCTGCATCCCCTCCAAGGCGCTGATCCACGCCGCCGAGGAATACCTCAAGGCCCGCGAGTTCGCCGGCAAATCGCCGCTGGGCATCAGCGTGCAGGCGCCGAGCATCGACATCCAGCGCACCGTGGAATGGAAGGACGGCATCGTCGATCGCCTGACCACCGGCGTCGCCGCCCTGCTCAAGAAACACGGCGTCACCGTGGTGCACGGCTGGGCGAGGATCGTCGATGGCAAGACCGTCGAGGTCGAGCTTGCCGAAGGCGGCACCCAGCACATCCACACCGAGCACCTGCTGCTGGCGGCCGGCTCGAAATCCGTGGAGCTGCCCTTCCTGCCGGTGGGCGGCAACGTCATCTCCTCCACCGAGGCGCTGGCGCCGAAAACGCTGCCCAAGCGCCTGGCGGTGGTCGGCGGCGGCTACATCGGCCTGGAACTGGGCACCGCGTACCGCAAGCTGGGCGTGGACGTCACGGTGGTGGAAGCGCAGCCGCGCATCCTGCCGACCTATGACGAAGAGCTGACCAAGCCGGTGGCCAACGCCCTGCGCAAGCTGGGCATCGAGCTGTACCTGGGCCACAGCGTGATGGGCCTGGAGCCGGACGGCAAAGGCCTGCGCGTGCAGGACGGCGCCGGGTCCCAGCGGGTGATCGAGACCGACCAGGTGCTGGTCGCCGTCGGCCGCCACCCCAACACCGCCGGCTGGAACCTCGACACCCTGCGCCTGGACATGAACGGCCGCGCCGTGCGGATCGACGACCAGTGCCGCACCTCCATGCGCGATGTGTGGGCCATCGGCGACATCGCCGGCGAGCCCATGCTGGCCCACCGCGCCATGGCCCAGGGCGAGATGGTCGCCGAGATCATCGCCGGCAAGCGCCGCGCCTTCACCCCCACGGCGATCCCGGCGGTGTGCTTCACCGATCCGGAAGTGGTGGTGGTGGGCTTCTCCCCGGAGCAGGCCCAGGCCGCCGGCTACGACGTACTGACGGCGAGCTTCCCGTTCGCCGCCAACGGCCGTGCCATGACGCTGGAATCCAGCGATGGCTTCGTCCGCGTGGTGGCGCGCAAGGACAACCACCTGATCCTCGGCTGGCAGGCCGTGGGCAAGGCGGTGTCGGAGCTGTCCACGGCGTTCGTGCAGTCCCTGGAAATGGGCGCCTGCCTGGAAGACATCGCCGGCACCATCCACGCCCACCCGACCCTTGGCGAAGCGGTGCAGGAAGCGGCGCTGCGCGCGCTGGGGCACGCCTTGCACGTCTGA
- a CDS encoding dihydrolipoamide acetyltransferase family protein, which yields MGTHVIKMPDIGEGIAEVELVEWHVQVGDEVQEDQLLAEVMTDKATVEIPSPVAGKILALGGVPGQVMAVGGELIRLEVEGHGNHREAAQPKPHEEAPAVKPEAKPAPAAEAPKPAPRVESKPVAPAARPAPSPAPRRAPGEKPLASPAVRQRARDLGVELQFVQGSGPAGRILHEDLEHYLEHGGATIASGYAARHDEHQIPVIGLRRKIAQKMAEAKRRIPHFSYVEEIDVTDLEALRVHLNAKHAAARGKLTLLPFIARAMVVALRDFPQLNARYDDEADVITRYGAVHLGVATQSDNGLMVPVLRNAESRDLWGNAAEVARLAEAARHGKASREELSGSTITLSSLGALGGIVSTPVINLPEVAIVGVNRMVERPMVVNGQIVVRKMMNLSSSFDHRVVDGMDAAAFIQAVRALLEHPATLFID from the coding sequence ATGGGCACTCACGTCATCAAGATGCCGGACATCGGCGAAGGCATTGCCGAGGTCGAGCTGGTGGAGTGGCATGTCCAGGTCGGCGACGAAGTCCAGGAGGACCAGTTGCTGGCGGAAGTCATGACGGACAAGGCCACCGTGGAAATCCCCTCGCCGGTGGCCGGCAAGATCCTCGCCCTGGGCGGCGTGCCCGGCCAGGTCATGGCCGTGGGCGGCGAGCTGATCCGCCTGGAGGTGGAAGGCCACGGCAACCATCGCGAAGCCGCGCAGCCCAAGCCCCACGAAGAGGCGCCGGCGGTCAAGCCGGAAGCCAAACCGGCGCCGGCCGCCGAAGCCCCCAAACCGGCTCCGCGCGTGGAAAGCAAGCCGGTCGCCCCTGCCGCGCGCCCCGCTCCGTCGCCGGCACCGCGCCGCGCGCCGGGGGAGAAGCCCCTGGCCTCGCCGGCAGTGCGCCAGCGCGCCCGCGACCTGGGCGTGGAGCTGCAGTTCGTCCAGGGCAGCGGCCCGGCCGGGCGCATCCTCCATGAAGACCTGGAGCACTACCTGGAGCACGGCGGCGCGACCATCGCCTCCGGCTACGCCGCGCGCCACGACGAGCACCAGATCCCGGTGATCGGCCTGCGCCGCAAGATCGCGCAGAAGATGGCCGAGGCCAAGCGGCGCATCCCGCACTTCAGCTACGTCGAGGAAATCGACGTCACCGACCTCGAAGCGCTGCGCGTGCACCTCAACGCCAAGCACGCCGCGGCCCGCGGCAAGCTCACCCTGCTGCCCTTCATCGCCCGCGCCATGGTCGTCGCCCTGCGCGACTTCCCGCAGCTCAACGCGCGCTATGACGACGAAGCCGACGTGATCACCCGCTACGGCGCGGTGCACCTGGGCGTCGCCACCCAGAGCGACAACGGCCTGATGGTGCCGGTGCTGCGCAACGCCGAATCCCGCGACCTGTGGGGCAACGCCGCGGAAGTGGCGCGCCTCGCCGAAGCCGCGCGCCACGGCAAGGCCAGCCGCGAGGAACTGTCCGGCTCGACCATCACCCTGAGCAGCCTCGGCGCCTTGGGCGGCATCGTCAGCACGCCGGTGATCAACCTGCCGGAAGTCGCCATCGTCGGTGTCAACCGCATGGTCGAGCGGCCCATGGTGGTCAACGGGCAGATCGTCGTGCGCAAGATGATGAACCTGTCTTCGTCCTTCGATCACCGGGTGGTCGACGGCATGGACGCAGCGGCCTTCATCCAGGCCGTGCGCGCCCTGCTCGAACATCCCGCCACCCTGTTCATCGACTGA
- a CDS encoding alpha-ketoacid dehydrogenase subunit beta produces the protein MNAMNQQHENAQAVTSMTMIQALRSAMDVMLERDDNVVVFGQDVGYFGGVFRCTEGLQKKYGTSRVFDAPISESGIIGAAVGMGAYGLRPVVEIQFADYVYPATDQLVSEAARIRYRSVNDFTVPMVVRMPCGGGIYGGQTHSQSPEAMFTQVCGLRTVMPSNPYDAKGLLIACIENDDPVIFLEPKRLYNGPFDGHHDRPVTPWSKHPASQVPEGYYSVPLDKAAIARPGSELTVLTYGTTVYVAQTAAEETGIDAEIIDLRSLWPLDLDTIVESVKKTGRCVIVHEATRTCGYGAELMSLVQENCFHHLEAPIARVTGWDTPYPHAQEWDYFPGPARVGAAFKRAMEV, from the coding sequence ATGAATGCCATGAACCAGCAACACGAGAACGCCCAGGCGGTCACCAGCATGACCATGATCCAGGCGCTGCGCTCGGCCATGGACGTGATGCTCGAACGCGACGACAACGTCGTGGTGTTCGGCCAGGACGTCGGTTACTTCGGCGGCGTGTTCCGCTGCACCGAAGGCCTGCAGAAGAAGTACGGCACCTCGCGGGTGTTCGACGCGCCGATCTCCGAGAGCGGCATCATCGGCGCCGCCGTCGGCATGGGCGCCTACGGCCTGCGCCCGGTGGTGGAAATCCAGTTCGCCGACTACGTCTACCCGGCCACCGACCAACTGGTGTCGGAAGCCGCGCGCATCCGCTACCGCTCGGTCAACGATTTCACCGTGCCCATGGTCGTGCGCATGCCCTGCGGCGGCGGCATCTACGGCGGCCAGACCCACAGCCAGAGCCCGGAGGCGATGTTCACCCAGGTCTGCGGCCTGCGCACTGTCATGCCGTCCAACCCCTACGACGCCAAGGGCCTGCTGATCGCCTGCATCGAGAACGACGACCCGGTGATCTTCCTCGAACCCAAGCGCCTGTATAACGGCCCGTTCGACGGCCACCACGACCGCCCGGTGACCCCGTGGTCCAAGCACCCGGCCAGCCAGGTGCCGGAGGGCTACTACAGCGTGCCGCTGGACAAGGCCGCCATCGCCCGCCCCGGTAGCGAGTTGACCGTGCTCACCTACGGCACCACCGTCTACGTGGCCCAGACCGCCGCCGAGGAGACCGGCATCGATGCCGAGATCATCGACCTGCGCAGCCTCTGGCCGCTGGACCTGGACACCATCGTCGAGTCGGTGAAGAAGACCGGCCGCTGCGTCATCGTCCACGAGGCCACCCGCACCTGCGGCTACGGCGCCGAGCTGATGTCGCTGGTGCAGGAGAACTGCTTCCACCACCTCGAAGCCCCGATTGCCCGCGTGACCGGCTGGGACACGCCCTACCCGCACGCCCAGGAATGGGACTACTTCCCCGGCCCCGCCCGCGTCGGCGCGGCCTTCAAGCGCGCCATGGAGGTCTGA